The genomic window TCTCATCCATAATACTTCCATATTACTTCAGATCCATATTACTTCCACTTTTTCATATCCATATTAAACATATATACCAAAACACCTAAATGCAGCTCTTAACATGATCTAGAGCTGACAGATCCCTTTAAATTAAGGTGTAGGGTTGTTTCCATTTGTAGCTCCAGCGTGAATTCCGAATATTTTTGGCACACTACTTAAGTATTTCTGATTCCATTGTTttggtgtctgttttttttaataattttctcTGCCATTTTTTTAGGAGATACAATAAAGCTGTATGAAGTCAGTTATGAGACGGACAAAGGGCGCACACTAGACATGTATGACATTGTAGTCATTGCAACTCCACTCAACAAAGGAATCGGCAACATTAAATTTGTCGGCTTTGACCCACCAATAGAGACTTTTTCCAAGCCCTTCCATCAGATAGTCACCACCTTTGTCCATGGACGGATCAACTCTTCTTTCTTTGGTTGCCCACAGCCATGTCAGCTTTCAGTATCAGAAATATCAACCACTAATAAACCAAACCTTTTCATGAACAGCATTGTCCCAGTGTATCCAGTGAAACCAGTGACTGAGTCTGAACTCTCTAAAGCGTCTGATATTAAAGTCTGGAGGATCTACTCCCCAGAGCCCCTGACCGATGAACAGTTGCGTCTATTGTTCGAGTTGTATCACGCAGTTATTGTCAAGGATTGGTTGGCTTGTCCCAAGTACACCCCTCCAGAGAAGCTGCCCCCTATAATACTGCACCGTGATATTTACTACGTGAACAGTATAGAAGGGACAGCCAGTGGCATGGAGATGAGCGCCATCTCTGCAAAGAATATCGCCCTCTTGTCTTATCATCGCTGGTTTGGGAAGAATGGACAGATCGACCAGGAAGACTTAGCAGAACGTCTTAAGTCTGAGTTATAGTTTGTTGGTTTGcactgcaaggctatgttcacacacagtatttttgctcagtattttggtcctcatattgcaaccaaaacctggagcggattaaaaacacagaaaggctatggtcacacactgttgaaatatagtggatggccgccatttaatggcagataattgactttatttttaaacatcgcccgttgttataaaataatggccgttatttatgataaaatgacggccatccactaaatttcaacactgtgtgaacacagcctttatgtgttttcaatccattagtggttttggttgcaatatgagaaccaaaatactgagcaaaaatactgtgtgtgaacccagcccaactgTGAATCCTGCCTAGAAATCAGCCATAACTTCTGAAGACAGAAAGAATGGAGCTGGGGAGGC from Dendropsophus ebraccatus isolate aDenEbr1 chromosome 1, aDenEbr1.pat, whole genome shotgun sequence includes these protein-coding regions:
- the LOC138765788 gene encoding prenylcysteine oxidase 1-like isoform X6, with translation MSTAEMEGNHYEAGGSVIHPLNLHMKTFVKELGLSALPLRRNLVGIYNGDEFVYQENEWYLLSIIKMIWNYGLSFFRMHLWVEDILDKFTRIYRYQTFDYSFSSIESMFHAIGGNDYVTKLNVTVEEDMQKSGLSQRFIDDIVVPSMRGNYGQGAKVNSFVGAVSLSCADSGIWTVKGGNQQVCTGLLSASKAQLVQGTVTSVQEKVRPTKSGDTIKLYEVSYETDKGRTLDMYDIVVIATPLNKGIGNIKFVGFDPPIETFSKPFHQIVTTFVHGRINSSFFGCPQPCQLSVSEISTTNKPNLFMNSIVPVYPVKPVTESELSKASDIKVWRIYSPEPLTDEQLRLLFELYHAVIVKDWLACPKYTPPEKLPPIILHRDIYYVNSIEGTASGMEMSAISAKNIALLSYHRWFGKNGQIDQEDLAERLKSEL